One window from the genome of Stegostoma tigrinum isolate sSteTig4 chromosome 27, sSteTig4.hap1, whole genome shotgun sequence encodes:
- the tpst1 gene encoding protein-tyrosine sulfotransferase 1, translating into MIGKLKQNLLLACLVISSLTVFYLGRYAIECHHRVEEHTQQHPNVLDSGRSLSYISKSGFKNSSSRLVYNKDMPLIFIGGVPRSGTTLMRAMLDAHPEIRCGEETRVIPRILAMKQMWSRSGREKQRLDEAGVTDEVLDSAMQAFLLEIIVKHGEPATYLCNKDPFALKSLTYLSKIFPNAKFILMIRDGRASVHSMITRKVTIAGFDLSSYRDCLTKWNRAIETMYNQCLETGFNKCLPVHYEQLVLHPETWMKNVLKFLDVPWNTAVLHHEEMIGKAGGVSLSKVERSTDQVIKPVNVEALSKWVGKIPHEVVREMPVIAPMLAKLGYDPYANPPNYGKPDPAVIENTKRVLKGDFQLPAILKDLPQVRS; encoded by the exons ATGATAGGCAAATTGAAACAGAACTTATTATTAGCATGTTTAGTGATCAGCTCACTAACTGTATTTTATCTTGGTCGTTATGCAATTGAATGCCACCATAGAGTAGAAGAGCACACTCAGCAGCATCCTAATGTTCTAGATAGTGGCAGGTCACTAAGTTACATTTCAAAATCTGGATTCAAAAATAGTTCAAGTAGACTTGTTTACAACAAAGACATGCCATTAATTTTTATTGGAGGAGTACCAAGAAGTGGCACCACACTCATGAGAGCAATGCTTGATGCCCATCCTGAAATTCGCTGTGGGGAGGAAACCCGAGTTATTCCTAGAATCCTTGCAATGAAACAAATGtggagcagatctggcagagagAAGCAGCGCTTGGATGAAGCTGGTGTTACTGATGAGGTGCTGGACTCGGCCATGCAAGCCTTTTTATTAGAAATTATTGTTAAACATGGGGAACCTGCTACGTACTTATGCAATAAAGATCCATTTGCTCTCAAATCATTGACTTACTTGAGCAAAATTTTTCCCAATGCCAAATTCATTCTAATGATACGGGACGGACGTGCTTCAGTACATTCCATGATTACTCGGAAAGTTACCATTGCAGGATTTGATCTCAGTAGTTACAGAGACTGTCTGACCAAGTGGAACCGTGCCATCGAGACCATGTATAACCAATGTTTGGAAACTGGGTTTAATAAATGTTTACCAGTACACTATGAACAACTTGTTTTGCATCCTGAAACTTGGATGAAGAATGTTCTGAAGTTCTTAGATGTTCCTTGGAACACTGCAGTATTGCATCATGAAGAAATGATAGGGAAAGCAGGAGGTGTTTCTCTTTCTAA GGTTGAGCGATCTACTGATCAAGTCATCAAACCAGTCAATGTTGAAGCCTTGTCAAAATGGGTGGGAAAAATTCCGCACGAGGTAGTTCGTGAAATGCCAGTGATTGCACCTATGTTAGCAAAGCTTGGATATGATCCATATGCAAATCCACCCAATTATGGAAAACCAGATCCAGCAGTTATTGAAAACACTAAAAGG GTACTCAAAGGTGACTTTCAACTACCTGCAATTCTGAAAGATCTGCCACAG